One genomic window of Arachis hypogaea cultivar Tifrunner chromosome 8, arahy.Tifrunner.gnm2.J5K5, whole genome shotgun sequence includes the following:
- the LOC112707742 gene encoding uncharacterized protein isoform X1, translating to MVKAIRVHQIGAPQVLKWEDVEIGEPKEGEVRVKHKAIGVNFIDVYFRTGVYEAPSFPYTPGVEAVGVVIAVGAGVTSAKVGDLVGYAGRPLGSYTEERILPAEKVVPIPPSIDPAIGASVMSKGMTALFLIRHCFKQLVELDLCYASGLMLSVQLLLEPYPIK from the exons ATGGTCAAAGCTATCAGAGTTCATCAAATTGGTGCCCCTcag GTTCTGAAGTGGGAGGATGTGGAAATTGGAGAGCCTAAAGAAGGTGAGGTTCGTGTGAAACACAAAGCAATTGGGGTTAACTTCATTGATGTGTACTTTCGCACAGGAGTTTATGAAGCCCCTTCTTTCCCCTACACTCCGG GTGTGGAGGCTGTTGGGGTTGTCATAGCTGTCGGTGCTGGAGTCACTAGTGCAAAGGTTGGAGATCTGGTAGGTTATGCAGGTCGACCATTAGGCTCATATACTGAAGAGCGAATTCTACCTGCAGAAAAAGTAGTCCCTATCCCTCCTTCAATTGACCCAGCTATTGGGGCATCCGTCATGTCAAAGGGCATGACAGCTCTTTTTCTGATTCGACATTGTTTCAAG CAGCTGGTGGAATTGGATCTTTGTTATGCCAGTGGGCTAATGCTCTCGGTGCAACTGTTATTGGAACCGTATCCAATAAAGTGA
- the LOC112707742 gene encoding uncharacterized protein isoform X2, with protein sequence MVKAIRVHQIGAPQVLKWEDVEIGEPKEGEVRVKHKAIGVNFIDVYFRTGVYEAPSFPYTPGVEAVGVVIAVGAGVTSAKVGDLVGYAGRPLGSYTEERILPAEKVVPIPPSIDPAIGASVMSKGMTALFLIRHCFKLVELDLCYASGLMLSVQLLLEPYPIK encoded by the exons ATGGTCAAAGCTATCAGAGTTCATCAAATTGGTGCCCCTcag GTTCTGAAGTGGGAGGATGTGGAAATTGGAGAGCCTAAAGAAGGTGAGGTTCGTGTGAAACACAAAGCAATTGGGGTTAACTTCATTGATGTGTACTTTCGCACAGGAGTTTATGAAGCCCCTTCTTTCCCCTACACTCCGG GTGTGGAGGCTGTTGGGGTTGTCATAGCTGTCGGTGCTGGAGTCACTAGTGCAAAGGTTGGAGATCTGGTAGGTTATGCAGGTCGACCATTAGGCTCATATACTGAAGAGCGAATTCTACCTGCAGAAAAAGTAGTCCCTATCCCTCCTTCAATTGACCCAGCTATTGGGGCATCCGTCATGTCAAAGGGCATGACAGCTCTTTTTCTGATTCGACATTGTTTCAAG CTGGTGGAATTGGATCTTTGTTATGCCAGTGGGCTAATGCTCTCGGTGCAACTGTTATTGGAACCGTATCCAATAAAGTGA
- the LOC112707743 gene encoding uncharacterized protein produces the protein MSFSRLLQVTLQSPLFCFSPSSNSTLSFPFFTLPLPPTQKPLIAKASFSSNMVKAIRVHELGGPQVLKWEDVEIGEPKEGEVRVTNKAIGLNFIDVYFRKGVYKAPSLPFTPGMEAVGIVTAVGSGLTGRKVGDLVAYAGQPMGSYAEEQILPADKVVPVPSSIDPVVGASIMLKGMTAQFLVRRCFKVEPGHTVLVQAAAGGVGSLLCQWANALGATVIGTVSSKEKAAQAKEDGCHHTIIYTEEDFVARVNEITSGNGVEVVYDSVGKDTFQGSLACLKLRGYLVNFGQSSGTPDPVPLSTLAAKSLFLTRPSLMQYNVTRDELLESAGEVFTNVASGVLKVRVNHTYPLSEAAKAHEDLENRKTSGSIVLIP, from the exons ATGTCATTTTCAAGGCTACTACAAGTCACACTCCAGAGCCCCCTTTTTTGTTTCTCACCCTCTTCAAATTCAACTCTTTCATTCCCCTTCTTCACCCTTCCACTTCCACCAACTCAAAAACCTCTCATTGCTAAAGCTTCATTCTCATCAAACATGGTCAAAGCTATCAGAGTTCATGAACTCGGTGGCCCTCAG GTTCTGAAGTGGGAGGATGTGGAAATCGGAGAGCCAAAAGAAGGCGAGGTGCGCGTGACGAACAAAGCCATTGGACTTAATTTTATCGATGTCTACTTTCGGAAAGGAGTTTACAAAGCCCCCTCATTGCCTTTCACCCCAG GTATGGAAGCTGTTGGGATTGTCACAGCCGTTGGTTCTGGACTCACTGGTAGGAAGGTTGGAGATCTTGTTGCGTATGCAGGTCAACCAATGGGCTCATATGCTGAAGAGCAGATTCTTCCTGCTGACAAAGTAGTTCCTGTACCCTCCTCAATTGACCCAGTTGTTGGGGCATCTATCATGCTGAAGGGCATGACAGCTCAGTTCTTGGTTCGCCGTTGTTTCAAG GTTGAACCTGGTCATACTGTCCTTGTACAAGCAGCAGCTGGTGGAGTTGGATCCCTATTGTGCCAGTGGGCAAATGCGCTTGGTGCAACAGTTATTGGAACTGTATCTAGTAAAGAGAAGGCAGCTCAAGCCAAGGAGGATGGCTGCCATCATACTATAATCTATACTGAAGAGGATTTTGTTGCTCGAGTCAATGAAATTACATCTGGAAATGGAGTCGAAGTAGTTTACGATTCAGTAGGAAAGGATACTTTTCAG GGATCTTTGGCTTGTTTAAAACTTCGAGGCTACTTGGTAAATTTCGGGCAGTCATCAGGTACTCCTGATCCCGTTCCATTGTCTACCCTGGCTGCAAAATCCTTGTTCTTGACAAGGCCAAGTCTAATGCAATACAATGTCACTCGTGACGAGCTATTGGAGTCTGCTGGAGAGGTGTTTACTAATGTTGCTTCTGGTGTGTTGAAGGTGCGAGTTAACCATACTTACCCTTTGTCTGAGGCTGCAAAAGCACATGAAGATCTTGAGAATAGGAAGACCTCAGGGTCTATTGTGTTGATACCTTGA